In Helicobacter pylori Shi112, the genomic window GCTTTGGCTTTTTTCTTTTCATCTTTCAAGCGGCGTTTTTCTTCTTTAGAATTTGGTTTGTTTTCGCCTTGTTGGGTAGCGTTATTTTCGTCACTTGGCTCTTTAATGGCTTCTTGCTTGATTTCTTGATCATTTTCTTTGGCATTGACTTTTTCATTGCCTTGATCCATGCCCAGAGCCTTTCTTCGCTCTTCAAGCTCTTTTTCATCTCTTTCTTGATGCTCTTTGGCTCTTTGTTCAAATTCTCTCGCTCTTTGTTCGGCTTTGGCTTTTTTCTTTTCTTCTTTCAAGCGGCGTTTTTCTTCTTTAGCATCAAGTTTGCGCTCTGCTTTTTGGTAGTTTTTCTCTTCTAAAGTAGGAGCGTTTTCTGTGCCTTGATTGGCTTTTTTAGGCTCTTTAATGGTCTCTTGCTTGATTTCTCGTTTAATTTCTCTAGCATCAACCTTTTCTTCTTTCTTTTTAATCCTTACTTCTTTGCGTTTTTCTTTCTTCACTAAAGCGTCATAGTAAGCGAAGTAATTTTTAGATTGACTGCCTGAAAAAACTTTCCCTAGCGTGCCTGCATCAATGCCCTCAACCCTAGAAAAAAACGGCGTAGAAGTTTTAGTAACACCGCTTGTATCCAGATCTCTTTTTTCTAAAATTTCAAAACTCTCACAGCTTAAAATATTGAGCGTGTTCGTGGTTACAATATAAATCACCCCCACGCTATAAACATTGCACGCTTTTCTTAAATTAGCGATTTTTGGGTCAAACCCGTTCAAAAAAGTCACCAACAAATCAGAACTGATAAAATTAATATCGGTGTTAGTCGCTCTGATTTTCTCATAGATTTCATCATTAGGAGCGATTAAAAACGCTTGGTTATTGAATTGCCTAAAATAGACCAAATCCCCCTTTTTAGCGACCATTCTTGGAGTGGGCAAATGGCTTTGTTTCATAGACTCAAACGCTCTGAATTTAGCCGTTGCGACGCCATTTTCAACGGCAATAATAACCACTTCAGAATTAACGATTTCATAATCTGAAAGTTTAGTAACGACAAAACCAAACTCCCCCACTTGCAAATCATGAGCAGGAAAACGAATGATTTTTTTAGGCAAATCCACAAATTCTATACTCACTCTTAAGGGTTCTTGCCAAGAGGCCGATTGCAAGCTTATAAAACTCATTAAAAGAAGTCCTATCAAAAGCCTTAACATACAATTCCTTTTAAACATTTTTAAACTTTTTTAAATGCCATAAAATGGCTAAAGACAATCCGGTGGTTTTAGCGTATTGAAAATCCATTATAAAATCAAGAGCTTTTGATCGCTTCAAAAACAGCACTTCAATCTTTTCTGTATCAATCCCCCCACCCTTTGAAACTTTCAAATGCGTGCACACTTCAGCGTAATAGAGCGTTTGCAAACTCCCACTCAAGCCGGTTGCGCTATAAAATTGGCCTATGGTTTCTAAATTTTTAGGGCTGATCTGATAACCGCATTCTTCTAGCGCTTCTTCGCAAGCGATTTCTTCTAAACTCTTATTAGCTTTATCCACAAGCCCTGCGCACAATTCATAAGTGTATCCGTCAATATTTTGATCTTGATCACACTTAAAATGAAAATGGCGCGCATAAATGGCTGGGCGGAATTGTTTCACAATCACAAAACAATCGGATTCTTTTTCATAGAGTAAAACCGCCACGCTGTCTAAAGACTTAATAATATCCCATGTTTTCTTAGTATTCTCTTCATTATAATGCATGCGTTTTAATTCTATGAAATTAGAGCTAGAACAAGGCTCTAAATACACACTAGAATCATCTATTAAAGATTTTTGATTGAAAGCATTCTTAAAATAAGACATTAAAAACCCTCTAAAAGATAAAATGAATTTTTTTCAAAAGAATGGGTTTTAAGAAGTTCTTCTAATTTTTGCTTAGAATGCTGAGCTTTTTCTAAAAAAACCTCTCTTTGCTTGCCGTGTAATTTGCTTTTAGCGGTGCGGATATAGCCTAAAGGATTAATAGGGCGGGAGTTTTTATACACGCCAAAATGCAAATGCGGCCCGGTGCTTAAACCGGTGCTTCCCACTTTTCCTATGATTTGCCCTTTTTTAACGAATGATCCTTTTTTCAACCCCTTAGCAAACGCGCTCATGTGAGCATACACCAAGCGCAATTCGTTCAAATGGATTTCAACCACATTCCCATACCCCACCTTAACCCCTATAAAACCCACACGCCCGTCTGAAGCAGAATGGATCAAACTGCCATGTTTAGCCACATAATCCACGCCGTAATGAGGCCGTCTGACTTTTAAAATAGGGTGGTACCTCCCATACGAAAAAGGCGAAGAAATGCGGGTGTATTTCACCGGGGTTTCTAATAAAAACCCTGCCACTTCTTGCGCCTTTGAGTCATAATAGCGCCCGTTTGAATGGGAAAAAAGATAGTATTGGTTAGAGCGAGAGCTAACCATTGCCATTTTGATAGTCGGCTGGCCAAACGCTTGCCCCACACGATAATCTCTTGTATAAACGATAGCGATTTTATCGTTTTTTGCTAGGCGTTTAAAAGGCACGCTTTTTTTATACGCGTTCATCAATTGGTTGGCTAAAAGGGGGTCATTGGTGGCTTTGACAATATCTTGATAGGGCGAAGTTTGTAAAGAAAGAAGGAGGGTTTTTTCTTTACGAGTGAAGATAATGGGGATAAAGTCTAAAAAATAATCCTCCCCTTTTTTATAAATATGGATTTGTAAATCCTGGCTTATAGGGATAAGGGCTTGAATGAGCGTGTTGTTTTCATCTCTTAAGGTGTAGTAGGTAACATTGCTTTGAATTTCAGCGCTCAATTCTTTATCTTGAGAGCTTAGGTTGTAGTAGAGTTTTTGAGGGATATGGTTTTTTTCTAAAAACCCTAACAGCGTAAGCTTATCCCACACAAGCCTTTCACCCACCAATAAAGTTTGCTTTTTAGCCGTTTCATCGGCTTTTAAAAACACCCCATGGGATAAAAAAGCAACCACTAAAGAATAGATAAAATTTAAAATAATTTTCTTATGAAAAAATACCATGCAGTTGTTTAATGCCTTCAATCGAATCTGTATTTTATTAGTATAACATAAGCCGTTAAAGAAAAACGATACAAGTTTAAAGCCTAGCCTTGTTTTTATAGCTTTATGGAGCGCGTTTTATTGGTGCATGGTGGTTTCTCATAAATGGTTTTATCTCGCCTTATAGCGTTAAATATTCCCTTTTTAATCAATCCGTATTATTGTTAATTTTGAAGTATCTTTTCTAAAATCTTTAACGCATCGTCATGGTGTGCTTGGCTTAAAAGTCCAAAAATTTTAAGCGTTTCTTAAAAAATGCTTTTTAGTATTTTTTACAATCTAGTAACCAAAGAGCTTGTGTGAGCAAGCGATAATTTCATTCAATCAAAATAAAGCCTTTTTTGATCAAACCCCTTGATTTCTCTCTCTCTAGTATAATGTAACAAATTATTAAAAGGAGACATGGTGGCTACGACTATCAACTTGAAAAAAGGTAATCTCATTAAAAAGGGGTTTATTGGGTTTTCTTGGACGACTTTATTTTTTAACTTTTGGGTGCCCATTATTAGAGGCGATGCAATATGGGCGATAGTCATGTTCATTTCCCTTTTCTGTTATTTTGTTGTGGTGGATACCATCATTGATGGAATGTTTCCAGACATTGATAAAATTCCAGATGATGAACTTATAGAGATATTTTTACTAGTTTTTTTAAGTTATATATTTAATATAATTATATTTGCATTTATCTATAACAAACAATACACGACCAGACTTTTAGAAAGCGGCTATGAACCCGCTGATGAATACTCTAGGGGTATCTTACGATCAAAAGGCATGATCGCCTAGCGCTTCCTCACGCTCAATAACAAGGCGTGTAATAAGCCCCTAAATTCACGCTCTCTCGCTTATTTAATGTTTAGGGGTTCTGATCAAAAACCCTTACACATCTAGCTGTTTCACATCTTTAGCATGCGCTTGGATAAAGGCTCTTCTAGGCTCTACCTCATCGCCCATGCAAAGCGAAAAGACTGCATCGGTTTTTTCTAAATCTTCAATTTTGAGTTTGATTAAGCTGCGGTTTTCTTTATGCATGGTCGTTTCCCACAAATCATTGGGGTTCATCTCGCCTAGCCCCTTATAGCGCTGGATATTCGCTCCCTTTTTAGCGTGATTTTCCACTTCTTCTAAAAACGCCAAAATATCCTTATTTTCTAAGAAGTCTAAATTATATTCCATAAGTTTTTGGTAAGTGTAATTCGCTTCTTCAAACAACACTTCTTTAAAGAGATTGTCATCTAGGTTAAATTCCACCAAGCCTTTAGGGGTTTGCACGTGCAAATGCAAGCTTTCTTCAGTAGCAAAAGAGCGTAAGATCTGATAATTCAAGCCCTCTAATTTTTCCAAAATGCTTTTTTCTAAAATTTTCATATCAAAGCTTAAGGCGTCCTTGGTTTCAATCAAAAAGCGTAAAATTTCTAGCAAATTGTAGCGTTTTTCTAATTCCAAAAGCGCGTAGCGGTAATGGCGCGCCACTTTTAACAAATTCATCAAATCGTTCTTGCCAATCCCTTCAATATCCACCGAATTGATGCCATGCTCAATTAAGAAATGATCCAAGGCGACGCTGTCTTTAAGATAGATTTCTGTCTTGCCTTTCTTGTATTTGTAAAGAGGGGCTTGAGCGATATAAACATGCCCTTGTTCAATCAGCGGGCGCAAATAACGATAGAAAAAAGTCATCAGCAAGGTTTGGATATGGCTCCCATCCACATCAGCATCGGTCATGATAATGATTTTATGATAGCGCAATCTTTCTATATCAAAACTCTCTTGAATGCCACACCCAAAAGCCGTGATCATGTTTTTAATTTCTTCTGATTTTAGGATTTTTGACAAATGGCTTTTTTCCACATTTAAAATCTTACCTTTTAAGGGCAAGATCGCTTGGAAAACCCTATCGCGCCCTTGTTTAGCGCTCCCGCCTGCACTATCGCCCTCCACTAAAAAGATTTCACTCTCTAAGGGGTCTTTACTCTGGCAATCGGCTAATTTTCCAGGCAAAGTGCCGACACTCAAATTATCTTTTTTCCTTGTAAGCTCTCTGGCTTTCTTACTGGCTTCTCTGGCTTTTGCGGCTAAAAGGGCTTTATTGGCAATGATTTTGGCTTCGTTAGGGTTTTCTTCTAAAAATTGATGGATTTTATCATAGACTAATTTTGAAACCAACGCGCGTGCATACGAACTACCGAGTTTGGATTTAGTCTGCCCTTCAAATAAAGGCTCGCTCATTTTCAAGCTCACAACCGCAATCAAGCCCTCTTTAATGTCTTCAGAGATGGGGCGGGATTCTCTTGTCTTAATGTTTCCATCAATATATTGTAAAATCGCCTTAGACAGACCCATTTTAAAGCCCGCTTCATGCGTGCCGCCCTCAGAAGTTTTAATGTTATTCACAAAGCTTAAAGTGTTTTCGTTGTAATCATCAGCATACGCTAGAGCGACTTCTATAGAAGTGCGCGTTTCTTCATCCATGCTTTTAAACGAAATAACGGGGGTGAGCAATTCTTTTTTAGCGCTGTCTTTAACGAATTGTTTCAAGCCGTCTTCATAGAAATAAGTCTCTTGCAGCTGGGTTTTTTCTTCTTTGAAAGAAATTTTTAAGCCGTCGTTAAGATACGCCATTTCTTTGAAGCGTTTTTGCAAAATGCCCGCTTGAAATTCAACGACTTCCATCACGCTCTCATCAGGGAA contains:
- the gyrB gene encoding DNA topoisomerase (ATP-hydrolyzing) subunit B, with the translated sequence MQNYQSHSIKVLKGLEGVRKRPGMYIGDTNVGGLHHMVYEVVDNAVDESMAGFCDTINITLTDEGSCIVEDNGRGIPVDIHPTEKIPACTVVLTILHAGGKFDNDTYKVSGGLHGVGVSVVNALSKRLIMTIKKEGQIYRQEFEKGIPISELEIIGKTKSAKESGTTIEFFPDESVMEVVEFQAGILQKRFKEMAYLNDGLKISFKEEKTQLQETYFYEDGLKQFVKDSAKKELLTPVISFKSMDEETRTSIEVALAYADDYNENTLSFVNNIKTSEGGTHEAGFKMGLSKAILQYIDGNIKTRESRPISEDIKEGLIAVVSLKMSEPLFEGQTKSKLGSSYARALVSKLVYDKIHQFLEENPNEAKIIANKALLAAKAREASKKARELTRKKDNLSVGTLPGKLADCQSKDPLESEIFLVEGDSAGGSAKQGRDRVFQAILPLKGKILNVEKSHLSKILKSEEIKNMITAFGCGIQESFDIERLRYHKIIIMTDADVDGSHIQTLLMTFFYRYLRPLIEQGHVYIAQAPLYKYKKGKTEIYLKDSVALDHFLIEHGINSVDIEGIGKNDLMNLLKVARHYRYALLELEKRYNLLEILRFLIETKDALSFDMKILEKSILEKLEGLNYQILRSFATEESLHLHVQTPKGLVEFNLDDNLFKEVLFEEANYTYQKLMEYNLDFLENKDILAFLEEVENHAKKGANIQRYKGLGEMNPNDLWETTMHKENRSLIKLKIEDLEKTDAVFSLCMGDEVEPRRAFIQAHAKDVKQLDV
- the csd3 gene encoding peptidoglycan DD-metalloendopeptidase Csd3, whose amino-acid sequence is MVFFHKKIILNFIYSLVVAFLSHGVFLKADETAKKQTLLVGERLVWDKLTLLGFLEKNHIPQKLYYNLSSQDKELSAEIQSNVTYYTLRDENNTLIQALIPISQDLQIHIYKKGEDYFLDFIPIIFTRKEKTLLLSLQTSPYQDIVKATNDPLLANQLMNAYKKSVPFKRLAKNDKIAIVYTRDYRVGQAFGQPTIKMAMVSSRSNQYYLFSHSNGRYYDSKAQEVAGFLLETPVKYTRISSPFSYGRYHPILKVRRPHYGVDYVAKHGSLIHSASDGRVGFIGVKVGYGNVVEIHLNELRLVYAHMSAFAKGLKKGSFVKKGQIIGKVGSTGLSTGPHLHFGVYKNSRPINPLGYIRTAKSKLHGKQREVFLEKAQHSKQKLEELLKTHSFEKNSFYLLEGF
- a CDS encoding plasminogen-binding N-terminal domain-containing protein, coding for MLRLLIGLLLMSFISLQSASWQEPLRVSIEFVDLPKKIIRFPAHDLQVGEFGFVVTKLSDYEIVNSEVVIIAVENGVATAKFRAFESMKQSHLPTPRMVAKKGDLVYFRQFNNQAFLIAPNDEIYEKIRATNTDINFISSDLLVTFLNGFDPKIANLRKACNVYSVGVIYIVTTNTLNILSCESFEILEKRDLDTSGVTKTSTPFFSRVEGIDAGTLGKVFSGSQSKNYFAYYDALVKKEKRKEVRIKKKEEKVDAREIKREIKQETIKEPKKANQGTENAPTLEEKNYQKAERKLDAKEEKRRLKEEKKKAKAEQRAREFEQRAKEHQERDEKELEERRKALGMDQGNEKVNAKENDQEIKQEAIKEPSDENNATQQGENKPNSKEEKRRLKDEKKKAKAEQRAREFEQRAKEHQERDEKELEERRKALEAGKK